The window ggaaattgtgtttcaacagtaaGTTCCACGTTCATCACACCAAACGACGTTCGTCAATCTACATAATAGGTTGATCAGGTTGAGCTAGAGTTCATTGAACAGAATGAACAAACTGTCATAGATGGGTTGGTGTACGACGTCTCttctctgatgcttaagtcaacattttactaaaaaaaagagaaagtggACTTGAAAGCAGAGTGAGGACATATATGATTACGTACCTTGTGCTCTTTTAGGAATGACTATTTATAGATACCTACTGTTGAGTAACTTTCCACATGTTGACAACTGATTGGTTTATATTCTGTGCCTGTATCCCATTTACTATAAATTGAAGCGCTGCTTGGGAATTAGAAGCGTGTCTTTGGAATATAGTCTTTTACTTGATCCACTTgtcttggtttttttttttttttttttgtctaaagcTCTTTATTGTTCAACGTGTCTAGAAATTTATTTAATACGATATGATAAACAATTTAcccaaaataactatataaaaTATGTATATGAATGGTAAATTGAGTTCTTAATTTGTGGCGAACTATTGAGAAGTTTTGGAGTGGGCTAATTGGACAATGAAAAGGTCTCAAGAGATTGGCCCATTAGAACTAAACCCAGCTCTGTTTCATCAGATTAACATCCTTCTCTACGAATACGAGCTTCCTAAAAATCGACTTGTGTTGCAGTCACAGCGAAAACCACCGACATGGAAGACCCCCATCATCACCATCACAACGATGATTCTGCCACCGCCTCACCACAGTCATGTACCAGCGGCACTTGCGTCAAATGCGGTGGTCCTACCACCTTCCCTCCCCCACCACAAAACTCATGGCCTGAAATGTCTCCCCCCCCTGCTTACCGCCCCATCCGAGCTCCCGCTATCAATGCTCCACACAACACTCAAGCTATAATCCTTGCTCCGGTCCCTCAAGCGCAAAAGGTCCCCACTGTTTCACCTCCTTATCACTTTCAAATTCCCTCTAAGAAAATTCAATCCCCTGATGATATTCGCCGGTTTCATGAATCTGATTCCGGCAACAACTTCCTCGGCTTTGTTGTTTCTCTCTCTGATTCTGTCCGCGGTCACAAAATTTCTGATCCTTGTCATGAATCATCAACTATAAAGACGATGTTGTCCATGATCGAAACCCTAGCTCGGTGGATTGGGGAAATTCCTCCCGTTCAACAAGCTGCTCGCTACGGTAATATTTCTTTCCGAACCTGGCATAGTCGTTTGGAGGAAAATAGTGAATCGATGATGCTCCAGTTTTTACCTGATGACCTCAAATCTGCTACGATCGAGATTGTTCCTTACTTTACTGATAGTTTTGGCAATGCGAGCCGGATTGATTATGGTACTGGCCATGAGACCAATTTCGCTGCGTGGTTATACTGCCTGGCAAGGATGGGCATCATTAAGGAAGAGGATTATCATGCTGTGGTGGTACGGGTTTTCGTAAAGTACCTTGAACTAATGAGAAAATTGCAATTGATTTATTGTTTGGAACCTGCGGGTTCGCACGGGGTGTGGGGGCTCGATGATTATCATTTCTTGCCGTTTATATTTGGATCTTCGCAGTTGATTGATCACAAGTATATGAAGCCCAAGTCAATCCACAACGAGGACATTTTAGAAAATTTTGCTAGTGAATATATGTACCTCTCTTGTATTGCATTTGTTAAGAAGGTGAAGAAGGGGTTGTTTGCTGAGCATTCACCATTACTGGACGATATCAGTGGCGTACCTAATTGGGGCAAGGTGAATAGTGGCTTGCGTAAGATGTACAAGGCAGAAGTGCTGGAGAAAGTTCCCATCATGCAACATTTTTTGTTTGGGTGGCTCATTAAGTGGTATTGCTTTCATTCCCTTCTATGAATAATTAGTTGATATGATGTTCATGCACTTTGATTTATTTCGGCCTAAACTATGATCTATGGAATGTTAGTTTGCATGTTATTGGACTGCTTTTTAGGGGATGATACAGACACCTAACACATGCATTAGGTGAAATGAAATATAGTTATTCCGCTTAAAATAGTTAGTGTAAGAATAAGAAATTGAAAATGACTTGTAGTGCAAATTAGTCCTTCAAGTCTTTCTATGAGAATCAAATTCTGTTTTTCTTAACTGCATGGCTCTTAATTATTTTGTGAAGTGCCTTATATGCATTATGATTATTTATCTATTTACAACAGTAATAGTGTAAGACTGATGATTATATGATTGGAGATCATTTGGTTTTTACATATCTTTTGCTGGGAATGGAAGGCTGGTTTGCTGCAATTTTAGTGCAAACCTCACattattttagaaaaattatAACGAATACATCAAGGAGATTATACTCATTTAGGACTAACTATTTGAGATTTCAACAGTTACCCAGATTAAATTTGTTGTTGATGCTTTTTTCGGGGGAGAAATATAACTGAAGACAATTGTGAGAAGTTTTCAACAAGATTCCTGGTTTTCCCTAAAATTGACCTTAGTTGTCACAACTTGGCTTTTCCATATTTTGGttggttacttttttttttcaaattccaTTGTTATCTAAATTTCCTTAGTCTTACCCATGTTTAACCAATCTTGTGTTACTGTGAAAAAAGgggagagttttttttttttttttgcagttgaGCAATATTGAGTGAGTAAAGAGGGGTAGCAAAAGTATTGAAAGGTAATTCTGTAGGGTAAAGGGACATATTGGCCTGAGTTAAATATGCCCCTACAACTAATTTTTTATTCCGATCCTTTATTGCTAGATATTCTATCTTTTCCTCTACTATATAAAGCAACTTCATTAGCAACATAATTTTACTCGTGCACATGCtcgtattttttatatttttttttgctgtGAGGCTTAGGTTTAGGGATAATTAGCTTGCATGTCAAAGTCTTAGGtggtgtttgataaaacttaaaattaactGCTGAAAAAATGGATACGGTATTTTAAGTGCTCAATATTGTAAATGCTGAGAGTATTAAATAGTGTAACTTtttgataaatactaaaagtaagtactgaattttaaaattGTAGTTGATAAATCCAACTTAAAATttcaagttaaatattttgacttgcTAGAGtaagtgatttttttatttaattgaattCTTTAAGTGATATTATGAAACAGGCTAAAACTCAAAAGCACTTAATGTATTAATTTTAAGTGCTTAAATGAGTTATCAAACAACCCCTTACTACTATTGGATGCATGTATTTCTTTTTCTCAATTACGGAAGTAACTCATAATATGATGATTCTTGTTTTAGACCTATCTTTGGTGATTGCGAATTACCCCTTCAACAACATAAGCTGGGAAACTATTTCTTCTACTATGATATCAGTTTATTGAGTTACCTAAATTATGTTCTGTTGTCTAATTTGATGTCTTTTTACATTTTAGCTATAATGCAACATCCCTTCATTTATCTTAAACTAGTGCAAAAATATTCATCAAAATGCTTCTGCCCTTCATTAatgtttattattatcttatattCACTTTCAATATATGATAGAGACCACTTGAATAGTGGATTGAGGGCTTAGGAATGCTTGATTCTTTAATAATCTGCCTTCAGTGGTATGGTATCAACACCGGGCAATGGTGAGCAAGGTTTTGCTGATAGCAATTGGACTGTTCATTTAGGGCTGGCTTTTATGCATATTACTACATATTATTGTTTAGGTATGGACTTGATTGAGTTGCCTCAAGTTCAGCTCCACGCTTCAAGTGGCCTATCACTTACCTTCCATGTTTTTCCACCACAAATGATGGCAGGTCCAacaattttcttttgtttaagATAGTGTCTGAAAGCATGAATGCACCTGATAAGGAATGGGCTGGAAACGGAGAAATTTTGACTCAAAACTCATCTGGGCCAAAAGAATTAAGAGTTTATGTAGGCTAGGTGAAGAAAGTTCAGAATCAGAGCAAAAATGAAAATGTTGAACATGAGCTGGCAAGTTAATTAACTATAGGGTTATCATGGGAAAAGTTAGTTATGGTGAATTAGATAGTAGAGTGGGAAGCGTTTCTGTTACATGGGGTTGTACTTGTGCTTTGAGCTTGATTTGCAACTAATCTTAGCCTGTGATATGTGGTTTGCTTTCTCTTTTTTGAAGAGTGAAAATGAGTATCTTACACAATGATATATTGGGTCATAACAAACTAACAAATATTAGCCTTCAAATTTTTTATACCAGGAAGGAAATTCCATGTTAAACATTTATCATATCAAGCCACTTGCAAGTTTTGTTTCTCGGGTTTGAGCTTCACATATTTTCATTCACGTTGCACTTTGTGAATATTTTAGGAGTAGTCACTTGGTATATTGTGAAAAcaaatcagtaga of the Euphorbia lathyris chromosome 7, ddEupLath1.1, whole genome shotgun sequence genome contains:
- the LOC136235567 gene encoding uncharacterized protein isoform X2, whose product is MEDPHHHHHNDDSATASPQSCTSGTCVKCGGPTTFPPPPQNSWPEMSPPPAYRPIRAPAINAPHNTQAIILAPVPQAQKVPTVSPPYHFQIPSKKIQSPDDIRRFHESDSGNNFLGFVVSLSDSVRGHKISDPCHESSTIKTMLSMIETLARWIGEIPPVQQAARYGNISFRTWHSRLEENSESMMLQFLPDDLKSATIEIVPYFTDSFGNASRIDYGTGHETNFAAWLYCLARMGIIKEEDYHAVVVRVFVKYLELMRKLQLIYCLEPAGSHGVWGLDDYHFLPFIFGSSQLIDHKYMKPKSIHNEDILENFASEYMYLSCIAFVKKVKKGLFAEHSPLLDDISGVPNWGKVNSGLRKMYKAEVLEKVPIMQHFLFGWLIKC
- the LOC136235567 gene encoding uncharacterized protein isoform X1 → MEDPHHHHHNDDSATASPQSCTSGTCVKCGGPTTFPPPPQNSWPEMSPPPAYRPIRAPAINAPHNTQAIILAPVPQAQKVPTVSPPYHFQIPSKKIQSPDDIRRFHESDSGNNFLGFVVSLSDSVRGHKISDPCHESSTIKTMLSMIETLARWIGEIPPVQQAARYGNISFRTWHSRLEENSESMMLQFLPDDLKSATIEIVPYFTDSFGNASRIDYGTGHETNFAAWLYCLARMGIIKEEDYHAVVVRVFVKYLELMRKLQLIYCLEPAGSHGVWGLDDYHFLPFIFGSSQLIDHKYMKPKSIHNEDILENFASEYMYLSCIAFVKKVKKGLFAEHSPLLDDISGVPNWGKVNSGLRKMYKAEVLEKVPIMQHFLFGWLIKWE